Proteins from one Chitinophagales bacterium genomic window:
- a CDS encoding T9SS type B sorting domain-containing protein, with protein sequence MRGTILFVLFVFMAFYVNAQCVTNVNFNSGWDVAGRKTGLSPNPDWNPAGAVVTQDKNVDKPTFFVTDDNMMNVRITGSFRSDDGTLGIMGDDDWMGFVFSFLNPIPEIDSFDCWLFDWKARQQGSSPQGMSLCEVNGYIPLGQQGTHFKAHQNGPAFTVAQDNFGGPGWDYDETYTFELRLTYTRALIYIDGSLIFDQTGCFKPGRFGFYNLSQPEVFYGNFQYDLFVDFFVDNNGRACLGEDMSFEFVNPCLNNVDLSQYQSIVWDFGDGTPPVVNNNPTFANANVTHTYPSAGTYTASLTVTDILNCTETATKLIEIADPIVLNPTLTEPTCNGAQNGEISLNPTGGFGNYLYYWNGGVNNQQTWVGRSAGTYTVVVTDSICSTSGQFTLDQPTPLTASVTSTDATCNANDGTASISISGGTPPYQNISWAGIPGATRTGLYPGTYIADFEDANGCSAVLQYTATINSLPCGITASTSTSDVSCLNGNDGSATLTVTGSTPPVNISWSNGDTGPTAVNLTAGTYTYTYTDNDPNHDFNGTVTIQEPTDSLELDLQTIGISCPGANDGQAIASVISGGNPPYNYNWSGGQANDPVASNLAPGTISVTVTDILGCGNIASATISSVPTLSSSITTVIDSCYRAGKGSATVAATGGTPPYNYEWSDFSTNRINDNLRADTYYVTITDDNGCSIIDTAIVGGPSDPLSYTYIKEDVECAGDSTGSFDINVTGGTPGYIFDWDSSFVSGNNPTGLPAGIYNYSITDLYGCVVYGGDTIFEPDTALTVLASTTDVTCHGADDGTLTLVISGGTPPYSYQGNPLPVDSVTLTNLPPGNYTGSVEDSNGCSFTVNETITEPGPQSLTIGSIDNLCFGESEGLAFAEFINATGAVNYSWTGGLNGDTITNLASGTYTVTATDQNNCQFIDSVEITEPTELTYSSNTTDIDCHGNNTGSIDITASGGTSGYTYQWDSASVSGNNPTGLYAGIYSYTITDANNCEVLGSDTLNQPDAALTLTVSATDVNCNGANDGTLTIVVSGGTPSYSYQGNPLPVDSVTLTNLPPGNYSGDVEDASGCIASVNETITEPGPQSLDLNGTDNPCFGASLGSADANFVNATGTVSYDWTGGLSGSSISNLSAGTYTVTATDQNNCVLIDSIIISEPTPDTLTVNVTDASCFGKDGSATANPVGGNPPYTFTWSDGSSGQTVDLPAGNYTVTALEDATGCGEFGTFSIDEPDELIIAAQLTDIDCNGDDSGNISITASGGSGGGYTYDWTPNVSNSNIASSLTAGDYTVNITDSDNCQRDSTFTINEPTPIGLSASATDLLCFEDASGSIDAGVTGGNAPHDYVLWENGTNLQNSSDGSFSGLSASTYTIVVTDASACIDSATVQVNEPALLQSQSSAQDISCFGFGDGRLNASASGGTPDFTYELLGEQNNNGIFDGLQAGSYTLNITDANGCTTSESFVIEEPDSLNLFVNPDSAIVDAGEILELLASTNLNGAFNYTWEPENNLSCYDCADPEFTAIFSTSYTVTAIDTNGCLAEHTVVLEVIPNHNFDAPDAFTPNGDGVNDTWNVYGNIEGLKEFRVLLFDRWGELVFESRDPNFQWDGTRNGTPLSPDVFVWRVSLVFYDGYTERRSGSVTLIK encoded by the coding sequence ATGCGCGGTACTATACTTTTTGTTTTGTTTGTTTTTATGGCATTCTATGTTAATGCCCAATGCGTTACCAATGTAAACTTTAATTCAGGGTGGGATGTAGCTGGTCGAAAAACTGGGTTGAGTCCAAACCCAGATTGGAATCCAGCAGGTGCTGTAGTAACTCAAGATAAAAATGTAGATAAACCAACTTTTTTTGTTACGGATGATAACATGATGAATGTAAGAATTACAGGATCTTTTAGAAGTGATGATGGCACATTAGGTATTATGGGTGATGATGACTGGATGGGTTTTGTATTTAGCTTTCTAAATCCTATTCCAGAAATTGATAGCTTTGATTGTTGGTTGTTTGACTGGAAAGCGAGGCAACAAGGTTCTTCTCCTCAAGGAATGTCTTTGTGTGAAGTTAATGGTTATATCCCTCTAGGACAACAAGGTACTCATTTTAAAGCGCATCAAAATGGCCCGGCATTTACAGTTGCTCAAGACAATTTTGGTGGTCCAGGTTGGGATTATGATGAAACCTATACTTTTGAGCTACGGCTTACTTATACCAGGGCATTGATATATATTGATGGGAGCTTAATTTTTGACCAAACAGGCTGTTTTAAGCCAGGTAGGTTTGGTTTTTATAATCTTTCTCAACCTGAAGTATTTTATGGTAATTTTCAATATGATTTGTTTGTTGACTTTTTTGTTGATAATAATGGTAGAGCTTGTCTAGGTGAGGATATGAGTTTTGAGTTCGTTAACCCTTGTTTGAACAATGTTGATTTAAGTCAATATCAGTCAATTGTTTGGGATTTTGGTGATGGAACACCTCCAGTGGTTAATAATAACCCCACATTTGCTAATGCTAATGTAACTCACACTTATCCTTCAGCAGGTACATATACTGCATCATTAACAGTAACTGATATCCTAAATTGTACTGAAACTGCAACAAAATTAATTGAAATTGCAGATCCAATTGTCCTAAACCCCACCTTAACCGAGCCTACTTGTAATGGTGCCCAGAATGGTGAAATCAGTTTGAACCCAACAGGCGGTTTCGGGAATTATTTGTATTACTGGAATGGTGGTGTCAACAACCAACAAACATGGGTTGGCCGTAGTGCGGGAACTTATACGGTAGTGGTAACCGACAGCATCTGTTCTACTTCAGGGCAGTTTACATTGGATCAACCAACCCCTTTAACTGCAAGTGTCACCTCTACGGATGCAACATGTAACGCCAATGATGGTACAGCGAGTATCAGTATTTCGGGAGGTACTCCACCTTATCAGAATATTTCATGGGCCGGAATTCCCGGAGCTACTCGCACAGGGCTTTATCCGGGAACCTATATTGCAGATTTTGAAGATGCCAATGGCTGTTCAGCTGTTTTACAATATACTGCCACTATCAACAGTTTACCCTGTGGAATCACTGCAAGCACCTCTACCAGTGATGTGAGTTGCTTAAATGGAAATGATGGCAGCGCTACTCTTACAGTTACCGGAAGTACTCCTCCTGTAAACATTTCCTGGTCAAATGGCGATACCGGTCCAACAGCAGTCAACCTGACAGCCGGTACTTATACCTATACATACACCGATAATGATCCTAATCACGATTTCAACGGAACAGTAACCATACAGGAACCAACAGACTCTTTGGAACTTGATCTTCAAACAATTGGTATTTCCTGTCCCGGAGCAAATGATGGACAAGCTATTGCTTCTGTAATATCCGGGGGAAATCCACCTTATAATTACAACTGGAGTGGCGGGCAAGCAAACGATCCGGTAGCATCAAATCTTGCACCCGGAACAATCAGTGTCACTGTTACCGATATACTTGGTTGTGGAAATATTGCCAGTGCTACTATTTCAAGTGTTCCCACTTTAAGTAGTAGTATCACCACTGTTATAGATAGTTGCTATAGAGCAGGAAAAGGAAGCGCAACAGTTGCTGCTACAGGCGGAACCCCACCATACAACTATGAGTGGAGCGATTTCAGTACTAATCGTATCAATGATAACCTGAGGGCAGATACCTATTACGTGACAATAACAGACGATAATGGCTGTTCAATTATTGACACCGCAATTGTTGGTGGCCCTTCAGACCCACTTTCTTATACTTATATTAAGGAAGATGTAGAATGTGCTGGAGATAGTACAGGAAGCTTTGATATAAATGTGACAGGAGGAACTCCCGGCTACATTTTTGACTGGGATTCAAGTTTTGTCTCTGGCAATAATCCAACAGGTTTGCCTGCAGGAATATACAATTACAGCATTACAGACCTGTATGGTTGTGTAGTGTATGGTGGAGACACCATTTTTGAACCAGATACTGCATTAACAGTCTTAGCCTCAACAACTGATGTGACATGCCATGGCGCAGATGATGGAACACTTACGCTCGTTATATCAGGTGGCACTCCCCCCTATTCTTACCAGGGAAATCCTTTGCCTGTAGATTCTGTAACCCTAACAAATTTGCCTCCGGGAAACTATACAGGTTCAGTAGAAGATTCAAATGGATGTTCATTTACTGTGAATGAAACAATAACAGAACCCGGACCGCAAAGTTTAACTATTGGCAGCATTGACAATTTGTGCTTTGGTGAAAGTGAAGGGCTTGCTTTTGCTGAATTCATCAATGCTACTGGAGCGGTTAATTATTCATGGACTGGCGGATTGAACGGAGACACTATTACAAATCTTGCCTCAGGTACATATACTGTTACTGCTACTGATCAGAACAATTGTCAGTTTATCGACAGTGTTGAAATCACAGAGCCTACTGAATTGACTTATAGTTCAAATACTACAGATATTGATTGTCACGGTAACAATACCGGTAGTATTGATATAACAGCGAGTGGTGGAACATCAGGCTATACTTATCAATGGGATTCTGCGTCAGTTTCAGGAAATAATCCTACCGGGCTGTATGCCGGGATATATAGTTATACGATTACAGATGCCAATAACTGTGAAGTTTTGGGATCTGATACCCTAAACCAACCCGATGCAGCGCTAACATTGACTGTATCTGCAACGGATGTAAATTGCAATGGTGCAAATGATGGTACATTGACGATTGTAGTATCAGGAGGTACTCCTTCTTATTCCTACCAGGGAAATCCCTTGCCAGTGGATTCAGTTACCTTAACAAACCTACCTCCAGGGAATTATTCCGGTGATGTGGAAGATGCAAGCGGATGCATTGCTTCTGTGAATGAAACAATAACGGAACCCGGACCACAAAGCTTAGATTTAAACGGAACCGACAATCCGTGTTTCGGTGCATCCCTGGGCAGTGCTGATGCCAATTTTGTGAATGCTACAGGCACAGTCAGCTATGACTGGACAGGTGGATTGAGCGGCAGCAGCATTTCAAACCTTAGTGCCGGAACCTATACAGTAACTGCTACTGATCAAAACAACTGTGTTCTTATTGATAGTATCATTATTTCAGAGCCAACACCAGATACTTTGACAGTAAATGTTACCGATGCAAGTTGCTTTGGAAAAGACGGAAGTGCAACAGCAAATCCGGTTGGCGGAAATCCACCTTATACTTTCACATGGAGTGATGGCAGCAGTGGTCAGACTGTGGATTTACCCGCAGGAAATTATACCGTGACAGCATTAGAAGATGCGACAGGTTGTGGAGAGTTTGGAACATTTAGTATAGACGAGCCCGATGAACTAATAATTGCTGCTCAGCTAACAGATATTGATTGCAATGGTGATGATTCCGGAAATATATCCATTACCGCAAGTGGTGGCTCGGGCGGAGGATATACCTATGACTGGACACCAAATGTTTCAAATAGCAATATTGCCAGTTCACTTACTGCTGGAGATTACACAGTAAATATTACCGATTCTGACAATTGTCAGAGAGACAGTACTTTTACCATTAATGAACCCACACCCATTGGTTTAAGTGCCTCTGCTACTGATTTGCTTTGTTTTGAAGACGCTTCTGGAAGTATAGATGCCGGGGTAACTGGTGGGAATGCTCCGCATGATTACGTACTGTGGGAAAATGGCACTAATCTTCAAAATTCAAGTGATGGTAGTTTTAGCGGTTTAAGTGCATCCACTTATACCATTGTTGTAACAGATGCCAGTGCTTGTATCGATTCTGCAACTGTACAGGTAAACGAACCAGCTTTACTACAAAGCCAGTCCAGTGCACAGGATATCAGTTGCTTTGGTTTCGGTGATGGTCGCTTGAATGCATCTGCCAGTGGTGGAACTCCCGATTTTACTTATGAATTATTAGGTGAACAAAACAACAACGGTATTTTTGATGGCTTACAGGCAGGAAGCTACACACTAAATATTACAGATGCCAATGGTTGCACTACTTCCGAAAGCTTTGTAATTGAAGAGCCAGACAGTCTCAATTTATTCGTAAACCCGGACAGTGCTATAGTTGATGCCGGTGAAATACTTGAATTGCTGGCGAGCACCAATTTAAATGGTGCATTCAATTATACCTGGGAGCCTGAAAACAATTTGTCGTGTTATGACTGTGCGGATCCTGAGTTTACGGCTATTTTTTCAACAAGTTATACAGTGACAGCAATAGATACCAATGGTTGTCTGGCAGAACACACAGTGGTACTTGAAGTTATCCCGAATCATAATTTTGATGCCCCGGATGCATTTACTCCAAATGGAGACGGTGTAAATGATACCTGGAATGTTTATGGGAATATTGAGGGCTTGAAAGAATTTAGAGTGTTGTTGTTTGATCGCTGGGGAGAACTAGTATTTGAAAGCAGGGATCCAAATTTCCAGTGGGATGGAACACGTAACGGAACACCATTGTCACCTGATGTTTTTGTATGGCGCGTCAGCCTCGTATTTTATGATGGATACACTGAAAGACGTTCAGGTTCAGTTACTTTAATTAAGTAG
- a CDS encoding DUF6134 family protein, whose translation MKENSKYTIVTKNDTAGYLEVSKWQEMDTVFYSYYSNATTTLLKTFHVVSERICKYANGQLVFSHSENIVNGNVRDAATTIWKGSHYEIQNGNSSSIENEIIDFSSVLLFFLEPKNIQETFSELKTSFIAFSKPEEHAYKLNTGWGKHSTYFYEQGLLKKAEIVTPLISFELLRN comes from the coding sequence TTGAAGGAAAATTCTAAGTACACCATCGTAACCAAAAACGATACGGCCGGTTACCTGGAAGTAAGCAAATGGCAGGAAATGGACACCGTATTTTACAGCTACTACAGCAATGCCACTACTACCCTACTGAAAACATTTCATGTAGTATCCGAGCGTATTTGCAAATATGCCAATGGACAATTGGTTTTCAGCCATTCGGAAAATATTGTAAATGGAAATGTAAGGGATGCTGCTACTACCATTTGGAAAGGTTCGCACTACGAAATACAAAATGGAAACAGCAGCAGCATTGAAAATGAAATCATTGATTTTAGCTCTGTATTGCTTTTCTTTTTAGAGCCCAAAAATATCCAGGAAACCTTTTCTGAATTAAAAACCAGTTTTATAGCATTCAGCAAACCCGAGGAGCACGCCTACAAACTCAATACGGGCTGGGGCAAGCATTCCACGTATTTCTACGAACAGGGCTTGCTTAAAAAGGCAGAAATCGTTACCCCTTTGATTTCTTTTGAGTTGCTGCGGAATTAA
- a CDS encoding helix-turn-helix transcriptional regulator — protein sequence MVFQNIKIRDLKSEIGQLIKSLRKRDKLSQEELAQSLDLSRITIQNLESGKNFTIDTLLKALQHFDLLKEMHQVIEKLHRDSDNVDSLY from the coding sequence ATGGTTTTTCAAAACATCAAAATAAGAGACCTAAAGTCTGAAATTGGCCAATTGATAAAATCTTTAAGGAAGCGGGATAAGCTCAGTCAAGAAGAATTGGCCCAATCACTGGATTTGTCAAGAATCACCATTCAAAATTTAGAATCGGGAAAGAATTTCACCATCGATACTTTATTGAAAGCTTTGCAGCATTTTGATTTGCTCAAGGAAATGCACCAAGTAATCGAAAAACTGCACAGAGATAGCGATAATGTAGATTCATTGTATTGA
- a CDS encoding type II toxin-antitoxin system HipA family toxin — translation MAKNELINVFCFDKEIGRIGFDENAGKSFFQYHPDFLESNIYKNLIPQTGVIRRVKQVQVFSQFNNETFKGLPPIFADSLPDLFGNIIFKTWLESNNKNFNQISVIEQLAYVANRGMGALEYKPAMEIPKNTSIDLEEITGVLKAVLSKKEATRPGKLNSQSLLNIFKIGTSAGGARPKILISENKHTGEIMPGDLNTAADFNHYLVKLALDEEDGFEREKVEYAYYKTALSLGINIMPSKLIDNKHFATQRFDRQNGQKKHVLTASGLTGWDFKSPENSSYENLFELAIFLKIPHREIEALYRRMLFNIIFCNTDDHLKNHSFIYNEKTDKWNLAPAYDLNYALHPLINYKRITRALSVNNKRVDIQLNDLLKIAEQYTIKNPKGSMAEIQESIEIWEQELKNLDISPKMISSMKKDFLMFV, via the coding sequence ATGGCTAAAAACGAACTCATAAACGTATTTTGTTTCGATAAGGAAATTGGCAGAATTGGATTTGATGAAAATGCCGGGAAATCCTTTTTTCAATACCACCCTGATTTTTTGGAAAGTAATATTTACAAAAATTTAATCCCCCAAACTGGGGTCATCAGAAGGGTGAAGCAAGTGCAGGTTTTTTCTCAATTCAACAATGAAACTTTCAAAGGGCTTCCCCCAATATTCGCAGATTCCCTACCCGATTTATTTGGCAATATAATTTTTAAAACCTGGCTTGAATCCAATAACAAAAATTTCAATCAAATTTCAGTAATTGAACAATTGGCCTATGTTGCAAACAGAGGAATGGGCGCTTTGGAATACAAACCAGCAATGGAAATTCCCAAAAACACGAGTATTGATCTGGAAGAAATCACTGGTGTGCTGAAAGCAGTTTTGTCAAAAAAAGAAGCCACTCGACCTGGCAAGCTCAACAGCCAATCACTCTTGAATATTTTCAAAATAGGAACTTCCGCAGGTGGCGCAAGACCAAAGATCTTAATTTCAGAAAACAAGCATACCGGAGAGATTATGCCCGGTGATTTAAATACGGCAGCGGATTTCAATCATTATTTGGTCAAACTCGCACTGGACGAGGAAGATGGCTTTGAACGGGAAAAAGTGGAATACGCTTATTACAAAACTGCCCTTAGCCTGGGCATCAATATAATGCCCTCCAAACTAATCGACAACAAGCATTTTGCCACCCAGAGATTTGATCGGCAAAATGGCCAGAAAAAACATGTTTTGACCGCTTCTGGCTTGACTGGATGGGATTTCAAAAGCCCTGAAAACTCGAGTTATGAAAACCTTTTTGAATTGGCGATTTTTCTAAAAATTCCACATAGGGAAATTGAGGCACTTTACCGGAGAATGCTGTTCAATATCATTTTTTGCAATACGGATGACCACCTGAAAAACCACTCCTTTATTTACAATGAAAAAACAGACAAGTGGAACCTGGCTCCCGCTTATGATTTAAACTATGCACTCCATCCACTTATAAATTACAAGCGCATTACCAGGGCACTTTCGGTCAACAATAAAAGAGTGGATATCCAATTGAATGACCTATTGAAAATAGCGGAGCAATACACCATAAAAAATCCGAAAGGTAGTATGGCCGAAATTCAAGAAAGTATTGAAATATGGGAGCAAGAATTAAAGAATTTGGACATCAGCCCCAAGATGATTTCAAGTATGAAAAAGGATTTTTTGATGTTTGTTTGA
- a CDS encoding FMN-binding glutamate synthase family protein has product MQYFVETDTDGKPINRLFRSLVYQRAKNEIDTTPFGTKSNVYGVGYEWMNHSVYPKDARELELLPRVKVGGKDCKQPYSASILNIAAMSFGALSNNAVMAMNLGAKMGDFAQNTGEGGISSYHKKYGGDLIWQIGTAYFGCRDANGDFSAEKFKEKARDPQVKMVEIKISQGAKPGHGGILPASKNTPEIAEIRGIEPNVDVHSPPGHSAFSNAEGLMEFIKELRELSAGKPIGFKICIGKKEEFIDFCNAMKKTGITPDFISVDGGEGGTGAAPVEFSNSLGMPLRDALSFVSDLLKKHGLRKEIKLIASGKIISSFHIARSIALGADICYSARAMMLSAGCIQALECNRNTCPVGVTTQNKSLVKGLVVEDKSKRVYSYHKDTVKNFMELLGAAGFTKPEQIKRSDINRRVAMDKVLTYEEIYATHDEDMN; this is encoded by the coding sequence ATGCAATATTTTGTGGAGACGGATACGGATGGAAAGCCCATCAATAGACTCTTTCGCTCACTTGTGTATCAAAGGGCTAAAAATGAGATCGATACCACGCCTTTCGGAACAAAATCTAATGTATATGGAGTAGGATATGAATGGATGAATCATTCTGTTTATCCCAAAGATGCCCGTGAATTGGAGTTGTTGCCAAGGGTGAAGGTAGGTGGAAAAGACTGCAAACAACCTTATTCCGCAAGTATCTTGAATATTGCGGCTATGAGTTTTGGCGCATTGAGCAATAATGCGGTAATGGCCATGAATTTAGGTGCTAAAATGGGTGATTTTGCCCAGAATACTGGCGAGGGAGGAATTAGCAGTTACCACAAAAAGTATGGCGGGGATCTTATTTGGCAAATTGGAACGGCTTATTTTGGTTGTAGGGATGCCAATGGGGATTTTTCTGCTGAAAAATTTAAAGAAAAAGCAAGGGATCCACAGGTGAAAATGGTTGAGATTAAAATTTCGCAAGGGGCAAAACCTGGCCATGGGGGAATATTGCCTGCTTCTAAAAACACCCCGGAAATTGCAGAAATAAGAGGTATAGAACCCAATGTAGATGTGCATTCACCTCCGGGTCATTCTGCTTTTAGCAATGCAGAAGGTTTAATGGAATTTATCAAAGAACTAAGGGAATTATCAGCAGGAAAACCAATAGGTTTTAAGATTTGTATTGGCAAAAAAGAAGAATTTATTGATTTCTGTAACGCTATGAAAAAAACAGGAATTACCCCGGATTTTATTTCTGTAGATGGGGGAGAAGGGGGAACTGGTGCTGCTCCGGTAGAGTTTTCAAATTCATTGGGAATGCCCTTAAGGGATGCCTTGAGTTTTGTGTCGGATTTGCTCAAAAAACATGGACTTAGAAAGGAAATAAAACTCATTGCCTCTGGAAAAATAATCAGTAGTTTTCATATTGCCAGGTCAATAGCACTGGGCGCTGATATCTGTTACAGTGCGCGTGCTATGATGCTTTCTGCTGGTTGTATCCAGGCATTGGAATGCAATAGAAACACTTGTCCGGTTGGGGTCACTACACAGAATAAGAGCTTGGTCAAAGGTTTGGTAGTGGAGGATAAATCTAAGCGAGTATATAGTTACCACAAAGATACGGTGAAAAACTTCATGGAGTTATTGGGAGCAGCCGGTTTTACAAAGCCAGAACAGATCAAACGCTCAGATATAAACAGGAGAGTGGCCATGGACAAAGTGCTTACTTATGAGGAGATATATGCAACACATGATGAGGATATGAATTAA
- a CDS encoding TlpA disulfide reductase family protein: MELVENGKTAPNFTYVDINGDSISLHNLKGNVIALDFWAIWCKPCIAQMPDFEKLKSKYKGKDIRFISISSGKDIDQWRNFVLKNEWKDIQLFTGSPFGEPQIYYTLDYMPTAALKGTDIKPLLPNIPRYVIIDKDLKIHDNKAPKPGSEEMDGIIQSLLE, encoded by the coding sequence ATGGAATTGGTTGAAAATGGCAAAACTGCCCCCAATTTCACTTATGTAGATATAAATGGCGACAGTATTTCCCTGCATAATTTAAAAGGAAATGTCATTGCACTGGATTTTTGGGCCATCTGGTGCAAACCCTGTATAGCCCAAATGCCTGATTTTGAAAAGTTGAAAAGTAAATACAAAGGCAAAGACATAAGGTTTATCAGTATTTCCAGTGGCAAAGACATAGATCAATGGCGCAATTTTGTTTTGAAAAATGAATGGAAAGACATTCAATTGTTTACCGGGAGTCCATTTGGCGAACCGCAAATTTACTACACGCTTGATTATATGCCCACTGCTGCTTTAAAAGGCACAGATATAAAACCCCTGCTTCCAAATATTCCGCGCTATGTAATCATCGATAAAGACCTGAAAATACACGATAACAAAGCACCCAAGCCGGGAAGTGAGGAAATGGATGGGATTATCCAAAGTCTTTTGGAATAA
- a CDS encoding addiction module protein — MNNPIDYKELSAAEKMLLVEEIWDSIGEDEIVLNEKHQKLLDQRLHTLKNNPKRTPWSKIKEQVRANKSQ; from the coding sequence ATGAACAACCCTATAGATTACAAAGAATTGAGTGCTGCTGAAAAAATGTTGCTCGTTGAAGAAATTTGGGACAGTATTGGGGAAGATGAGATTGTACTGAATGAAAAACATCAAAAACTTTTAGATCAGCGACTTCACACTTTAAAAAACAACCCAAAAAGAACACCCTGGTCTAAAATTAAAGAGCAGGTAAGAGCAAATAAAAGTCAATGA